One segment of Neobacillus endophyticus DNA contains the following:
- a CDS encoding response regulator transcription factor translates to MTLLKILIVDDEVLERRALTKIIANISDDLTVIGEGAPNGRIAIEMAKEHEPDIIFMDIKMPGIDGVQAVKEIKKFNRDVRFIMVSAFNTFEYAKEVMQQGVKEYILKPSRKQDICESLERVLAEISLDRKQREEQHSLKESLNRAVSIAQKEWVSSLITNQVHDMSFDEWSQLLGVEITSGYIMLFYLEPEPAADFSQMEKHNWYSWLKESLKTITSKQEVLPGPMTETQVPVLFLCKKTAGKFHFKTDAQAIIDNLSTLFRKEPFKGELKVSIGLPYQHANELNQSYHDAILALKQLLLIPNRRVLFCDKQGSTDMPSLSAMLEIEKQLLEAVRQGDVNQVLFIYDSFINKMRENGDLQGSIVKKSFDELFVLLSRMLHDLGISYQQTPVIEDSEEIQQMFEKGKTHLLKIVSHVQVWRMNHAKGMLHKAKEFIETHFADSLTLEQVAEYVELSPFYFSKLFKDRFGMTFIDYLTEIRIKKAKDEMVDQGKSLKEICFSVGYKDPNYFSRVFKKHTGLSPTEFRKAIVS, encoded by the coding sequence ATGACCTTGTTAAAAATACTGATTGTTGATGATGAAGTCCTGGAGCGGAGGGCATTAACAAAAATCATTGCGAATATTTCAGATGATTTAACAGTTATTGGCGAGGGTGCCCCGAATGGCAGAATAGCCATTGAAATGGCTAAGGAGCATGAGCCTGATATCATTTTCATGGATATCAAAATGCCCGGCATTGACGGTGTCCAAGCCGTTAAAGAAATTAAAAAGTTTAATCGTGATGTCCGATTTATCATGGTATCTGCCTTTAATACATTTGAATATGCCAAAGAAGTGATGCAGCAGGGAGTTAAGGAATACATATTAAAACCAAGCAGAAAGCAAGATATTTGTGAAAGCCTGGAGCGGGTATTGGCTGAAATTTCTTTGGATCGCAAACAGCGGGAAGAACAGCATAGTTTGAAAGAAAGCCTAAACCGAGCGGTATCGATTGCGCAAAAGGAATGGGTATCTTCCTTAATCACAAACCAGGTTCATGATATGTCATTTGATGAATGGAGCCAGCTGCTTGGAGTAGAAATTACCAGCGGGTATATCATGCTTTTTTACCTTGAACCGGAACCGGCTGCAGATTTTTCTCAAATGGAAAAACATAACTGGTACAGCTGGCTTAAGGAATCGCTGAAAACAATCACGAGCAAGCAAGAGGTTCTTCCAGGGCCGATGACAGAAACGCAAGTACCGGTGTTGTTCCTGTGTAAGAAAACAGCAGGGAAATTTCATTTTAAAACAGATGCTCAAGCCATTATTGACAACTTGTCTACGCTTTTTCGAAAAGAGCCCTTTAAGGGAGAATTAAAAGTTAGTATCGGCCTTCCTTATCAGCATGCAAATGAACTTAATCAATCGTATCATGATGCGATACTTGCATTAAAACAGCTTCTATTAATCCCGAATCGCAGGGTCTTATTTTGTGATAAACAAGGTTCAACAGATATGCCTTCCTTGTCCGCAATGCTGGAAATTGAGAAACAGCTACTAGAAGCCGTCCGTCAAGGCGATGTCAATCAAGTACTCTTTATCTATGATTCATTTATTAATAAAATGAGAGAAAATGGCGATTTGCAGGGATCAATCGTGAAAAAGTCATTTGATGAATTGTTCGTCCTTCTATCAAGGATGCTTCATGATTTAGGCATCAGCTATCAGCAAACACCTGTTATTGAGGATTCGGAAGAAATTCAGCAAATGTTTGAAAAGGGTAAAACCCATTTATTAAAGATTGTCAGTCACGTCCAAGTCTGGCGGATGAATCATGCAAAGGGGATGCTTCACAAGGCAAAGGAATTTATCGAAACGCATTTTGCTGATTCTCTTACACTGGAGCAGGTAGCAGAATATGTGGAGCTAAGTCCGTTTTATTTCAGTAAATTATTTAAGGACCGCTTCGGAATGACGTTTATTGATTATTTGACGGAAATTCGAATCAAGAAGGCC
- a CDS encoding sensor histidine kinase has protein sequence MLFRIRSKLLLYFIVLVVLLSSVGFLFYKSSESVFSEYDDSFQSFLLLNDISQRTNLITDKLHAYILEKEEHYHEDYRKEKVKLIDDQKRLYQVMNSNDATLMNYKNMIDSFLDEGDATVGAFRRNDINGYSDHFNDTVNTASFIHESTLAILNNKLTEYQKFYDEMEKQRRYYRLMSLSLFAAAFFLSTLLALWISGGITRPISLLSKAAKEISKGKLDGKDIKITTKDELKPLTETFNQMRANLRQLVLEIKQKSELDKLLKEMELRRLQHQINPHFLFNTLNTVSKLAYLEEAEQTSRLIEAVAAILRYNLGDLNRGSTLRDEVKIVKEYFFIQQTRFGERIQFITEIQDDCLDIEVPRLILQPLVENAFIHGVEAYEENAEIRLQIYRCQESIYVEVIDNGQGMTEDVRQKLLQYGEGNEADDGARLEKSGGHSTGIGVKNVIRRLQLFYQCQDIVEIETELGKGTNFRLKIPDVNKGGNDLVKNTDC, from the coding sequence ATGTTATTCCGAATCCGATCGAAACTGCTGCTGTATTTTATTGTCCTTGTCGTTCTGCTATCGTCCGTCGGGTTCCTGTTTTATAAAAGCAGTGAAAGTGTGTTTAGTGAGTATGATGACAGTTTCCAAAGTTTTCTTCTGCTTAATGATATCTCACAGCGGACCAATTTAATTACCGATAAACTTCATGCATATATTCTTGAAAAAGAAGAGCACTACCATGAGGATTACCGAAAGGAAAAAGTAAAGCTGATCGACGACCAAAAAAGACTTTATCAAGTAATGAATTCCAATGATGCTACTTTGATGAATTATAAAAACATGATTGATAGTTTCTTAGACGAAGGCGACGCAACGGTTGGTGCTTTCCGACGGAATGATATTAACGGTTATTCTGACCATTTTAATGATACCGTGAATACCGCCTCCTTTATTCATGAAAGCACACTGGCTATATTAAATAATAAACTGACAGAATATCAAAAATTCTATGATGAGATGGAAAAGCAAAGACGATATTACAGGCTCATGTCGCTGTCCCTGTTTGCCGCCGCCTTTTTCCTTAGCACATTGTTGGCATTATGGATTTCTGGAGGGATTACGAGACCTATTAGTCTGTTATCGAAAGCTGCAAAAGAGATTTCGAAAGGAAAACTGGATGGTAAAGATATAAAAATTACCACAAAAGACGAATTGAAGCCTCTGACTGAAACGTTTAATCAAATGCGGGCAAATCTTAGGCAGTTGGTGCTTGAAATTAAACAAAAATCAGAGCTGGATAAGTTATTGAAGGAAATGGAACTAAGAAGGCTGCAACATCAAATTAATCCACATTTCCTTTTTAATACATTAAACACCGTATCAAAACTGGCCTACCTGGAAGAAGCGGAACAAACCTCAAGACTGATTGAAGCTGTTGCGGCTATCCTCAGGTATAATCTAGGTGATTTAAATCGAGGATCTACATTGAGGGATGAAGTAAAGATTGTCAAAGAGTATTTCTTTATTCAACAAACAAGATTTGGGGAACGGATTCAATTTATAACAGAGATCCAGGACGATTGCCTGGACATTGAAGTCCCTCGATTAATTTTACAACCGCTAGTAGAAAACGCCTTCATTCATGGGGTGGAAGCTTACGAGGAAAATGCTGAAATCCGCCTCCAAATTTATCGTTGTCAAGAATCGATTTATGTGGAGGTCATCGATAACGGCCAGGGGATGACAGAGGATGTACGGCAAAAACTGCTTCAATATGGGGAAGGGAACGAAGCAGATGATGGCGCAAGGCTGGAAAAATCCGGGGGTCATTCTACAGGTATAGGTGTGAAAAATGTAATTCGAAGGCTGCAGCTTTTTTACCAATGTCAGGACATTGTGGAAATTGAAACGGAATTAGGAAAGGGAACCAACTTTAGGCTAAAGATTCCAGATGTAAATAAAGGGGGAAATGACCTTGTTAAAAATACTGATTGTTGA
- the galT gene encoding UDP-glucose--hexose-1-phosphate uridylyltransferase — protein MIWQLVQQLINQALAAQLIEKEDEIYARNQVLILLHLTEFPESLPSEETVFDIPELLDQIVDYACTTGIIEDLFDEREILSSKVMNCFIARPSAVNQQFYEKYQQSPDSATKYFYHLSKNSNYIQMKQIRKNIDYKVGSEFGDIDITINLSKPEKDPKSIARERAVQKTAYPKCLLCIENEGYSGRIGHPARSNHRMIRVDLSGEKWYLQYSPYVYYNEHCILLSEQHTDMQISRKTFQRLLGFVEQFPHYFLGSNADIPIVGGSILSHDHYQGGNYQFAMAKAEDDWTFDLSDYPKVKCSVVKWPLSVIRLRSQQIDHLVELAEHILTKWKNYSDASLGILAWTDETPHHTITPIARKAGDMFELDLVLRNNRTNEEHPLGIFHPHADVHHIKKENIGLIEVMGLAVLPPRLKDELREVEKFILGQPADVADYHSVWANQLKERYHAVAIQENVEDLVRKETGMKFLQALVDAGVFKRDKEGVSGFKRFIQSL, from the coding sequence ATGATTTGGCAGTTAGTTCAACAATTAATTAACCAAGCCTTAGCTGCACAGCTTATCGAAAAGGAAGATGAAATATACGCCCGGAATCAAGTTCTTATCCTTTTGCACCTGACCGAGTTTCCGGAATCGCTGCCATCAGAAGAAACTGTTTTTGACATTCCTGAGCTGCTTGATCAAATCGTTGATTACGCGTGCACAACAGGAATTATTGAAGATCTTTTTGATGAAAGGGAAATTTTATCCAGTAAAGTAATGAATTGTTTTATTGCCCGACCTTCAGCAGTGAACCAGCAATTTTATGAAAAATACCAGCAGAGCCCGGATTCCGCCACAAAGTATTTTTATCATTTAAGTAAAAATAGTAACTATATTCAAATGAAGCAGATTCGTAAAAATATAGATTATAAGGTTGGATCGGAGTTTGGGGACATCGATATAACGATTAATTTATCAAAGCCAGAAAAGGATCCGAAAAGTATTGCACGGGAACGGGCAGTGCAAAAAACAGCTTATCCCAAATGTCTGCTTTGTATTGAGAATGAAGGCTATTCAGGGAGAATCGGCCATCCGGCACGATCCAATCACCGCATGATTCGCGTGGATTTGTCAGGTGAGAAGTGGTATTTGCAGTATTCACCGTATGTGTATTATAACGAGCACTGCATATTATTGTCGGAGCAGCATACAGATATGCAAATTAGCAGGAAGACTTTTCAGCGGCTTCTGGGGTTTGTTGAACAATTTCCACATTATTTCCTTGGTTCTAATGCGGACATTCCGATTGTGGGTGGTTCCATATTATCACATGATCATTACCAGGGCGGGAATTATCAATTTGCGATGGCAAAAGCAGAAGATGACTGGACATTTGACTTGTCAGATTATCCAAAGGTGAAATGCTCGGTTGTTAAATGGCCGTTGTCTGTTATTCGCCTGCGTTCACAGCAAATCGATCATCTTGTGGAATTGGCGGAGCATATTTTAACAAAATGGAAGAATTATAGCGATGCTTCATTGGGAATTTTGGCTTGGACCGATGAGACACCGCATCATACGATTACGCCCATTGCCCGTAAAGCAGGGGATATGTTTGAGCTGGATTTAGTTTTGCGCAATAACCGCACGAATGAGGAGCATCCTCTAGGCATTTTCCACCCGCATGCGGATGTGCACCATATAAAGAAGGAAAACATCGGTTTGATTGAAGTAATGGGACTTGCCGTTCTGCCGCCGCGATTAAAAGATGAGCTGAGAGAGGTGGAGAAATTTATTCTCGGCCAACCAGCAGATGTTGCTGATTATCACTCAGTCTGGGCGAATCAGTTAAAAGAACGGTATCATGCTGTTGCGATTCAGGAAAATGTGGAAGATCTGGTCCGGAAAGAAACAGGGATGAAATTCTTGCAGGCGCTTGTGGATGCCGGTGTTTTTAAGCGGGACAAAGAGGGAGTCTCTGGGTTTAAGCGCTTTATTCAATCATTATAA
- a CDS encoding aldose epimerase family protein: MEITKRLFGQIDGGTVNEYTLTNDLGMRVSCLDYGCVITKILAPDRSGTMENVVLGFERLEDYLEWSPYFGTVVGRVAGRIKGARFELDGQEYVLDANEGANHIHGGKKGFDKVVWQAEPLEDEKSVGIKFFYYSSDGEEGYPGNLETTVIYRLTNENELIVTFEAETDKKTLVNLTNHSYFNLNGNLKRDCSGHELQLDNNGFLELASDLIPTGKILGAADTPFDFRSGRKLSDGIQSSDPQNILVGYGYDHPLIFSKQGENKIRLCDDESGRVLEMTTNQPCVVLYSGNQLAGPFSISGVPARKYLGVCLETQGLPDAIHHPEFPSVILNPGELYRHATTYRFFVQ, translated from the coding sequence ATGGAGATTACAAAGAGATTATTTGGGCAAATTGATGGTGGAACAGTGAATGAATATACGCTAACGAATGATTTAGGAATGAGGGTTTCTTGTTTAGATTACGGCTGTGTCATCACAAAAATTCTGGCTCCTGACCGAAGTGGCACTATGGAAAATGTTGTACTGGGCTTTGAGCGGTTGGAGGATTATTTAGAATGGTCACCGTACTTTGGAACAGTTGTCGGCCGTGTAGCCGGCAGGATTAAAGGTGCACGGTTTGAGCTGGATGGGCAGGAATATGTGCTTGATGCCAACGAAGGTGCAAACCATATTCACGGAGGAAAAAAAGGTTTTGACAAAGTGGTGTGGCAAGCTGAACCATTGGAAGATGAAAAGTCTGTCGGTATAAAATTTTTTTATTACAGTTCGGATGGGGAAGAAGGATATCCCGGAAACTTGGAAACAACAGTGATCTATCGTTTAACCAATGAAAATGAGCTGATCGTTACGTTTGAAGCGGAAACAGATAAAAAGACGTTGGTGAATTTAACAAATCACTCTTATTTTAACTTAAACGGCAATTTGAAGCGGGATTGTTCCGGACATGAGCTCCAGCTTGATAACAATGGCTTTTTAGAGTTAGCGTCAGATTTAATTCCGACTGGAAAAATACTTGGGGCTGCTGACACTCCATTTGATTTTCGAAGCGGCCGAAAGCTAAGTGATGGAATTCAATCATCTGATCCGCAAAATATTCTGGTCGGCTACGGTTATGATCACCCGCTTATTTTTTCAAAACAGGGTGAAAATAAAATTAGGTTATGCGATGATGAGAGCGGACGGGTGCTGGAAATGACAACAAATCAGCCATGCGTGGTGCTTTATTCCGGGAACCAATTGGCAGGGCCATTTTCAATTTCAGGTGTCCCGGCAAGGAAATACTTAGGTGTCTGTTTGGAAACGCAAGGGCTTCCGGATGCGATCCATCATCCTGAGTTTCCTTCTGTCATTCTGAATCCAGGAGAATTATACCGCCACGCAACGACGTACCGATTTTTTGTACAATAA
- a CDS encoding sugar-binding protein: protein MEMCMGRLARLGYVAGALCFIVSCSFAVFYGVKVVSHKQPVEKGTQQKYKYHLVLVPEELDNEYWRLVEKGAQAAAKKYGVLLEYVGPKQANIDVHLKTIEMAAASKVDGIMTQGLDDQFTPLINRIVEQGIPVVTVDTDTVNSKRLAYIGTDNYYSGYLAGKAMIADTKGKANVAIITGSFYKNHQQERVKGFEDAVKSEKGIHIIDVEESEISRVRAAEKTYQILQNHPNVNAFFGTSALDGVGIAQVVEQYKKPGQIYIISFDTLPETLEYIRKGTIQATVVQEPYQMGYGAVKIMIDIINRKKVPSVVHTDTSILRAKDLPQIRKETGEGR from the coding sequence ATGGAGATGTGTATGGGCAGATTGGCGAGGTTGGGGTATGTTGCAGGTGCTTTGTGCTTTATTGTTAGCTGTTCGTTTGCGGTGTTTTATGGGGTTAAGGTGGTGTCCCATAAGCAGCCGGTGGAGAAAGGGACGCAGCAAAAGTATAAATATCATTTGGTACTTGTGCCAGAAGAGTTAGATAACGAGTATTGGAGACTTGTAGAAAAAGGTGCACAGGCAGCCGCCAAAAAGTATGGGGTGCTGTTGGAATATGTGGGGCCGAAGCAGGCGAATATTGATGTTCACTTAAAAACGATTGAAATGGCAGCGGCTTCAAAAGTTGATGGCATTATGACCCAAGGGCTGGATGACCAATTTACCCCGTTAATAAATAGGATTGTGGAACAGGGAATACCAGTAGTCACCGTTGATACAGACACAGTAAACAGCAAGCGTCTTGCATACATAGGAACTGACAATTACTATTCAGGCTATTTGGCTGGAAAAGCGATGATTGCAGATACAAAAGGAAAGGCGAATGTCGCGATTATTACCGGAAGTTTTTATAAAAATCACCAGCAGGAGCGGGTGAAGGGCTTTGAAGATGCCGTTAAGTCTGAAAAAGGAATACATATCATTGATGTAGAAGAGTCGGAGATCAGCAGAGTTCGTGCCGCTGAAAAGACTTATCAGATATTACAGAACCACCCGAATGTAAACGCCTTCTTCGGGACGAGCGCATTAGACGGTGTTGGCATAGCCCAAGTGGTGGAGCAATATAAAAAACCTGGACAAATCTATATTATCAGCTTTGATACTCTTCCGGAAACACTGGAGTACATTCGTAAAGGAACGATACAGGCTACGGTTGTCCAAGAACCCTACCAAATGGGTTATGGAGCTGTAAAAATTATGATTGATATCATTAATCGAAAGAAAGTGCCCTCTGTAGTTCACACGGATACAAGTATATTGCGCGCCAAAGATTTGCCTCAAATCCGAAAAGAAACAGGGGAGGGCAGGTAA
- a CDS encoding LacI family DNA-binding transcriptional regulator encodes MATIKDIAQQAGVSIATVSRVLNYDATLSVSDETKKRIFEVAEALDYKKKAVRKQETGKIALLQWYTEKEELGDLYYMSIRLGVENRCQSHGIQVVRFFQDHFEELKSGEIQGLIAIGKFSEKQVKELEALTENIVYVDYSPDEERYDSVVVDFGKAVEKVLAFLWENGHKQIGYIGGKEMFKDETAVIEDPRERTFKRLMKEKGLFHEAFMYSGSYSVDDGYLLMKKAIREHGQELPTAFFAANDSIAVGALRALLDEGIAVPERVNIIGVNDVSIAKYVFPALSTVKIYTELMGETAVDTLLERIEGRKTPKKITIATKLIIRDSSFGTKVE; translated from the coding sequence ATGGCAACCATAAAGGATATTGCCCAGCAAGCGGGAGTGTCCATTGCGACGGTATCACGTGTATTGAATTATGATGCGACACTTTCAGTTAGTGATGAAACGAAAAAAAGAATCTTTGAAGTCGCAGAGGCACTTGATTATAAAAAGAAAGCTGTACGGAAACAGGAAACAGGCAAGATTGCCCTCTTGCAATGGTATACGGAGAAGGAAGAACTCGGGGATTTGTATTACATGTCGATTCGTTTAGGCGTGGAGAATCGGTGTCAGTCCCATGGTATTCAAGTAGTAAGGTTTTTCCAAGACCATTTTGAAGAATTGAAGAGTGGAGAGATTCAAGGGCTGATTGCGATCGGTAAATTTAGCGAAAAACAAGTGAAAGAGCTGGAAGCGCTGACTGAGAACATTGTTTATGTGGACTACTCTCCAGATGAAGAGCGTTATGATTCAGTCGTGGTGGACTTTGGGAAGGCGGTCGAAAAGGTTCTTGCTTTTTTATGGGAGAATGGCCATAAGCAAATCGGCTATATAGGCGGCAAAGAGATGTTTAAGGATGAAACGGCTGTGATTGAGGATCCCAGAGAGAGGACTTTCAAGCGATTAATGAAGGAAAAGGGATTATTTCATGAAGCCTTTATGTACAGCGGCAGCTACTCTGTTGATGACGGATATCTTCTTATGAAGAAGGCAATCCGCGAACATGGGCAAGAGCTGCCTACTGCCTTTTTTGCCGCGAATGATTCAATTGCTGTCGGAGCATTGCGTGCATTATTAGATGAAGGTATTGCTGTTCCCGAGCGAGTGAACATCATTGGTGTGAACGATGTAAGTATCGCGAAATACGTCTTTCCGGCATTAAGCACGGTAAAGATTTACACAGAACTAATGGGAGAAACCGCCGTAGACACCCTCCTCGAACGAATAGAAGGAAGAAAAACGCCTAAAAAAATCACCATCGCCACCAAACTCATCATCCGCGACAGCAGCTTTGGCACCAAAGTGGAATAA